gtatgtctGTAAgctcagtaactcaggaggctgaggcaggaggatcaaagccagctttagcaatttagtgaggccctaagacacttagtgagaccctgtctcaaaataaaaaattaaaaaggctggggatgtggctctatggttaagcgccctgggttcaatccccagtaccaaaaacatcCTGGTAGGGCTGATCTGTAGCCATGGAGAATGGTcctgtgggtttttgttttagcTCTAAATTTTCCTTTTGGTTTGATCCTAACCTACATTTATTTTCCAACATGATATTAAAAGGTGTTCTTCCCTGTCCTCTCCTACCAAGAGATCTTACATACAGAAATtccaggctgggattgtggctcagtggtatgcgcttgcctagcatatgtgaggcactgggtttgatcctcagcaccacataaaaataaataaataaaataaatgtctatcaataactaaaagaattaaaaaaaaaaaaaagaaagaaattccctGCAGACCTCAAGGGGTTGTTCAATACTATATGTGAAAGCACTCGTGAATTGCAAAGTGTTATAAAAATGGAAGTGTCATCATCGATGTCTTATGGAAGAATATGGTAATTACCTTCAGAGGTTATAAATATTCCCCATGTGTCTCCCACTTCTACTTGGGTTACCTGTAGGATTACTCTAAATCCTTTCTTAGCAAACAATCATGTGTTGCTTAATGATGGGCACACATTCTGAGAAGTGTGTTGTTAAGGCAGTTTTGTTGTATGAACATTATAGAGTGTGTTTAGACAAACCTAAATGATATAGCCTACTACATACCTAAGCTATATAGGATGCGTACAGTATAGCCTATTGTTCCTAGGTCATGATGTACAAAACAGTGTAAGATTAGATCAAGCACCAGAGGAAATGATGTAATCAAGAAATGcagtaaaggggctggggatgtggctcaagtggtagcgcgctcgcctggcatgcgtgcggcctgggttcgatcctcggcgccacataccaacaaagatgttgtgtccgccaagaactaaaaaataaatattaaaaattctctctctctctctctcctctctcactctctcttaaaaaaaaaaaaaaaaaaaaaaaaaaaaaaaaaaaaaaaaaaaaaaaaaaaaaagaaatgcagtaAACATGAGGCTGCTGCTAACACAGCATACCATTTtacagtgaacttttttttttattataagtaGAAGTACTTTCTAAAATAACTAGAatgtaaatacataaaccagtaacatGATCACTTATTATCAAGTATTACGAATTGTACATGATTGTGTGTACTATACTTTTTATATGCCTGGCAGTGCTATGGGTTTGTTTATACCAGTATCACCACAGACATGTGAGTAATGAGCTGTACTACAATGTTAGGAAGGCAACAGCTTGCTGGGCATGacagtgtatgcctgtaatctcagctactcaggaggctaagacagaatgtttacaagtttgaagccagccacagcaacttagtgagaccctgtgtcaaaataaaaaaagggctgggggtgtagctcagtagtagagtgcttgcctagtatctGTGAgcccctaggtttgattcccacTATTGGGGGGGGTACACAAGTCTACAACTTCACTTAGGTAGTAGTGTTTCAGCTCATTCCTAATCTTTTGGAACCACTGTTGTATGTGTGGTCTGTTGTTGAGCCAAATGTTATGAGTAcatgactttatttttctatgatcGTTGTTTCCAACCTCTCTCCCTTAACATAACCTCAGAAAACAAAgatatgcacagaaaaaaaaatgacccataTTCACACTATCTGTGGATAACCACTTTTCATTTTGGTGTTTATTATCCATACTTTTTTCCTGTGTGAATATATCTGAACATAAATTATACatcaatatttttacaaaaattttttacagaaaatattGCTATATACTATTGTATGTCTGTAATTTTACTTagtaaatctttaaaatttctgtttctgtaGCATTCTACAGTGGCTGCATGATTATGTACTACTTTGATAtattctatcatttctttttagaTTATTTGGATTGTTCTATGCTTTTATTGTTGCTCAAAAGTCAACACTGCCACAGATACTCATGGGTGTGTGTTTCTCACTTAATTTTGGATCTATTTCTACTTTGGACTAGCactatttttgctatttttttccaaaattttttacTATGAACTACGAAAGAAGTACCTTTACACATGCAGTCCAGGATAGTTatgagtgtgtgtgcatttaCACATGCATTCATTCACTCTAATGCCAAAGTTTTCACAGAAGAGCAGTTACTGTTACCCTtactgttatatttttattctactctAAGAATATTTAcagctgggtgccatggcacatgcctataatcccagagattatAGGATCACAGGTTTCAGGCtaccctcaacaatttagcaaagccctaaggaacttgagaccctgtctcagaaaataaaagggattggggatgaggctcagtgataaagcacctctgggttcaatccccagtaccaaaaatatatatacacacacactagtCATGACCCTCTAAATCAGTTCTAAGGCCTACTAATGATTTACCATCCTTGATTTGGAAGACAGTTTTTAAAGTGTAGCCAGTGTCACTGGAAACTGGTGCAAtcctataataccagtgactcaggagctgaggcaggaggatcaggagtttgGGGTTGGACTTGGCAACTTagttaaattctctctcttttttttttttgtaccaggcattgaactcagaggctcttaaccactgagccatatctccacccttttttgtattttatttagagacagggtcttgctgagttgcttagggtcttactgaattgctaaGACcaactttgaactcatgattctcctccctcaacctcccaacctgttgggattataggcgtgcaccactgcacctggctctgtctcaaatttaaaaaaaaaaaagtctggagggggtgtgggggtgtggttcaggggtaaagtgcctctgggttcaattccagtaccaaaggaaaaaaaaaagagtagccaGTGTCGTGTTTATTCCCTGTTGAAATTATGGTAGGAGAGAGGGAGCTACCTTGTGAGTTGTACAATACAGCTGTTGAATAGGCAAGTCCTATCTCTCACTGGGTTCTTCGGGCTTCTTGGGGGAGGGGGAATGCAGCTTAGTAACAAGCTTATGTTCTCTCTTCTTACACCCAGCAAGTGCCGTGAAACTTAATAAGCAGCAGACGGACATCGCTGTGAATTGGGCTGGGGGCCTGCACCATGCAAAGAAGTCCGAGGCATCAGGCTTCTGTTACGTCAATGATATCGTCTTGGCCATCCTGGAACTGCTAAAGTATGCCTGCCTGGCCTTGTCTCTTGGAGGAGCACCTTAGGCCAGGTTCCCACTTCCCTCTCCCCTTGGGCTTGCCTCCCTAGTTTGCTTTTCCTATGGTGTGCTGGCTAGGATGTGTTCAGTGTCTCTGGCCATCCTCTCCTTGACGGGGTCTTGATTTGATCTGAGCTCACGGCAAGATCAGGGGCAGGCACTGCTCAGATCCTGCCTCCAGAGTTTCCCTGTGTGGCTGGAGTTGACCCTGGCTATAGAGTAGGAAGATCGGACTTGGTCGGATTGGTCAGGCCTCTGGAGACACCCGGCCGCTCTTCCACCTTCCTTCAGCCAGTTTCCACGTCTCTGGTGCTTAGAGATACCTGAGGGAGGCAGCCAGGCCGGTAAGCTGGGACCTGGCGCCCTTGGCGCGTCCCATCCCCAAAGAGCCCCCAGACCCCTGACCCACTTCTGATCCTAGGTATCACCAGAGGGTGCTGTATATTGACATTGATATTCACCATGGCGATGGCGTGGAAGAGGCCTTCTATACCACAGACCGGGTCATGACTGTGTCCTTTCATAAATATGGAGAGTACTTCCCAGGAACTGGGGACTTACGGGTGAGAACTCCCTTTAGGGGCCAACCAGCTCACCCTCAGCTGCCAGCTCTAACTCTCCTTTTCTGTGCCACTAAAAACCATTCCCCCCTCTTCTGCCATTTAAAACACTGCACTCCCATCTGGGCTGCCTGCCACAGTCACTTTTCCTCCCTTTCTGAAGGAAGAGAATGATGAGACAAGGGGTCAGAGGAGGATTGGGGTCTCCTGGCTCACTGTACTTTCCTCGTGGCCACTGGGTTGCATCACACTATTCTATTGTGCCATAGGCTTAAGTTTGAGGCTAGGAATTAGGACTTTTATGGATCATCTCAAGGGTTCTTAACATTTTAACATCACCTTCCTCCTTTGATCATCTGGCTAAAAGAGAATGACTCGACCCAGAAAAGTATGTGCAACTTTGCATCTGATGTGGAATAGTTAATAGACATGTCCCTGCTGAAGCTCCTTCATAGAACTGTTCTATTTGCTTCTGTTCACCTACAGTGAGATCGGCCACTTTCTGTGCTAGTAGTCCTTGGGTAAAAAAGTGGCTCTAATTCAGTTTGCTATGGCAAGCATTAGGATAAGTGAGCATTTACTATTCTGAAATTAATTGAAATAACTTTTCTCCACTCTTTGCCCTTGCATACCTTCCTAGAGATTTAGGAGAGAGTAAGGGTAGAGGAGTGTGCAGTAAAACTGGAAAAGAAAGGGTTATTTGGGGTGGGTGTTATTTCTATGATCCAACAGCTAGCCAGTCTAACCCAATCTGAAGGCAGAACTCTTTGCTGTGGGGTAGGATATTCAATCTCTGGCCCCATAATCAGCTCCCAGGCTTGGTGCAGGCTCAGTGGTATGTCCAGAGATGAGAGCTGGGCTTACCAGTGAAGGAAAAGACACTACCCAAGGTACTCTGCTCTGTCTTGGCCACCTAATGGCCCAGCTTGACTCCTAGAACTGTCAACTTTTTCCTTAGCCTTTCAGCCCCATCCTGAACTCCTTCCTAGCTTCATCTTTCAGTTTTCCTTTAATGTCCCTCTTGATTAGGATATTGGGGCTGGCAAAGGCAAGTATTATGCTGTTAACTACCCACTCCGAGATGGGATTGATGACGAGTCCTATGAGGCCATTTTCAAGCCGGTAAGTGACTTAATCCTCCCCTTTGGGTACAGGTGGGATTGGTCTAGGGGAAGGGTAGCAAAGCACCCCACCATATCTCAGGCTTCCCTTCCCACAGCTAATTGGGAAGTGAGAGGTATTTCAACCCATTGTAGTGTGATCAGTTAGGGCAACAGAAATCATCCAAATATTTGTGATGCCTTCTGTGGGTCAGGACCTCTGCTGGATACAAGAACATAAGAACATCTAAGGCATGATCTTTGCCCTCACAGTCTGTGGTTAGGGAGGCAGGCACTAACCCAGTAGCATGTGGTCAGTGCTGTTTTATATCTCCATTTCTGTGGAATCAGCTCCTGGGAAATTATTGGgggttttttggtggtgctgtgcTTCCTggattttttgtttcttgttgcTTTACATTGATGTCTGCATATTTGAAGAAGAGACTTACTCCAGTCCTTGCAGACTGGCTTTGTCTGGGAAAGCCCATCCAGGATTCTGGGGCCAGGCTTGCAGCAGGAGTCCTCAGGCAGGCTGGCCTAGTGCCTGTGTTTCTGAGGGATGAAAAGAGGAGTGAGATAAACTGCTGCCTGGGCTGGGAAGAAGGTAGTCAAGGATGAGTTCCATGGAGGTGGTGACATTCGAGCTGGACTTTGAAAAACAAGGAGGTGCCCATGTAAagaaggaggtgggggctgaAGAAATGGCATTTGGTAGAAGGAACAGCATCTGCCCAAGTACAGAGGTACCAGTATAGAGCAGCTTGTAGACAGATGTGTAGGCAGAGGGTTGGAAATGGATGTTGGAGTCTGCATTTCAAAGGCAGCCTTGAGTACCATGCAAATGAAGTCCAGTTTTTATTTACAAGGAATAGGAAACTGTTGAGTGTGGCCTAAGGAGTAATCTACTATGTGCCTAACTAGTAGTAAGGGTGACAGAAGTTTCTGAGTTATAGTTTCAGTCCTGTGTAACATTAGACTCTAGTGAGAACAAGATAGACAAAAGTAAAGTGCCTCCTTGCCATATGAGGCTCAAAGTCTGTAGGACCAAATGAGTAAAGCGGATGTAGTTAATGGTTGGGAAGCTTCCTAAAGGAAGTGGCACTAGAGCTTGGGCAATGACATAAAGATTAGGGAGGTGACAGCGAGGCCATTCGAGGTTCAGTTATTAGAGCTAGAAGTGTCTTGGAGATCCTTTCAAATAGAAAACTCGCACTTCTCTACCCCACAGCATGAGGGACAGTAGAAAGATATGAGTGAGTGATAAGAAACAAAGTGCTTTACCCACACTTTCTACCCCTGAACCTCATATAGCTTTTCTTGAGGTTGATGGTGACCATGATGTGTCTGTTTAGGTCATGTCCAAAGTAATGGAGATGTTCCAGCCTAGTGCGGTGGTCTTACAGTGTGGCTCAGATTCCTTGTCTGGGGATCGGTTAGGTTGCTTCAATCTGACCATCAAAGGTGAGAGCAGGTAGTATAAGCATGGGTGGGCAGGGTCCTGCTGAGTGCTCCGGTAACCCAGAACCCCTTTTTCCTCCAAAGGGCATGCCAAGTGTGTGGAATTTGTCAAGAGCTTCAACCTGCCTATGCTGATGCTGGGAGGAGGTGGTTACACCATTCGTAATGTGGCCCGGTGCTGGACATACGAAACAGCTGTGGCTCTGGACACAGAGATCCCCAATGGTACTAGTTCCAGGGCCAGGTTATACCGGGCAGGAGCTGGTGCTCATGTGCCCTCAGGTTCACAAGCTTATACCCATTGGTCACAGAACCTCTCCTCTGACACTTCTTGTGACAAGACCATAGCCTTGGGTTTTTCCTCACTAGTCCTTTTTGATGATCACCCTCCTGCTTTGGGTGTGGGCAGAAATTATCAGTAATTATTTACAGCTTTGGAATACCCTACTCAATAGGGTAACTAGGTTTATGAGCTAAAGGAATGCTCATAATGAGTGTCCTAAACCACTGGTTTGGGCCTTCCTCTCCTAGTGACACATATGCCACAGCATGTACACTGGAGAATGGTGTTACCAAGTTTCACCCTACCTCAGAGGCATCTTCTCTCTTTTATAGATGGGTGAACAGACCCAGAGAAACCGAGATGATTTTCTCAGGGTCCTGTGGCAGCTAAGTCTCTGACTGTCTTCTCCCTGCCCCAACCAGAGCTTCCATACAATGACTACTTCGAGTACTTTGGACCAGATTTCAAGCTTCACATCAGTCCTTCCAACATGACTAACCAGAACACGAATGAGTACCTGGAGAAGATAAAGTGAGTATATCCCCAGCTGCCTTTTGATTGAGGATTCCAGGCTCTGGTTTGTCTCTAACCAAAGCCCAGCCACCCTTTCTCTCATTGGTCATAGACAGCGGCTCTTTGAGAACCTGAGAATGCTGCCCCATGCACCTGGGGTCCAAATGCAGGCCATTCCCGAGGACGCCATCCCAGAGGAGAGTGGTGATGAGGACGAAGAAGACCCTGACAAGCGAATCTCGAGTAAGACCCCGACCCAGGGCCCTGTACCTTTCCATTCAGTAGGAAGCTGACTTCCCTGCACTCATTTCCCCCAGGCTACCAGCCTGTGGAGACACCCGTTTCAAGTTTAAGTGCCTTTAGGTTCAGGTTAGGGAGTCCGAGacccctcttttccttctcttggtCCCTTTCCCTAGTCTCTTGGAGGACACACAGGAGAGTATTGGACATAGATCCTGAAATAAACTGCCCCTGGCTCTCTTACCCATTCTTTCCATCCACTGTCTCCCAAGTCTGTTCCTCTGACAAACGAATTGCCTGTGAGGAAGAATTCTCTGACTCGGATGAGGAAGGAGAGGGTGGCCGCAAAAACTCTTCCAACTTCAAAAAAGCCAAGAGAGTCAAAACAGaggatgaaaaagagaaagaccCAGAGGAGAAGAAAGGTGGGTTTGGGTTGGGCCAGGCTTGGGTCTTAAGCCCTGGAGGAGGATCAGTCTATATAGGGCACCAGGAGGAGGGAGATGACTCAGGCCTTGCCAGCTCCTAGGGGCCACTGAGCTCCTTGGCCTTTTAGTGGCTCCCAGAAGTGGCAGAACCCTGAAACAATGAAATACTCCGTCATCTCTACTGTCTGACTGAGCCTGGCTTTCACATACCACTGGAGCCCTTTTCTCAGCacttcaccccagtttcccagGGGGCTGCCTCCGCCCACTGGGTTCTGACTCTAGCAGGCTGGGAAACCGGTCCAACCTGTTTTGTTTTCAACAGGGCTCACTGGGAGGACCTGGGATGGGCTTTTCTATGTCCAGTGAGCTGTACTATTGGGAAAGGGGTTTTAGGCAAGTGAAGACCCCCTGGGGCTTTCCAGAGGGGCTACCCTTAACCATCTCTGCACTCTTACATTCTAGAAGTCACAGAAGAGGAGAAATCCAAGGAGGAGAAGCCAGAAGCCAAAGGGTGAGGAAGAAGCTGTCAGCCACCTCCCTGGCATCAGAGCATCAGCCCCTTTGTCC
This region of Ictidomys tridecemlineatus isolate mIctTri1 chromosome 11, mIctTri1.hap1, whole genome shotgun sequence genomic DNA includes:
- the Hdac1 gene encoding histone deacetylase 1 isoform X1, translating into MAQTQGTRRKVCYYYDGDVGNYYYGQGHPMKPHRIRMTHNLLLNYGLYRKMEIYRPHKANAEEMTKYHSDDYIKFLRSIRPDNMSEYSKQMQRFNVGEDCPVFDGLFEFCQLSTGGSVASAVKLNKQQTDIAVNWAGGLHHAKKSEASGFCYVNDIVLAILELLKYHQRVLYIDIDIHHGDGVEEAFYTTDRVMTVSFHKYGEYFPGTGDLRDIGAGKGKYYAVNYPLRDGIDDESYEAIFKPVMSKVMEMFQPSAVVLQCGSDSLSGDRLGCFNLTIKGHAKCVEFVKSFNLPMLMLGGGGYTIRNVARCWTYETAVALDTEIPNELPYNDYFEYFGPDFKLHISPSNMTNQNTNEYLEKIKQRLFENLRMLPHAPGVQMQAIPEDAIPEESGDEDEEDPDKRISICSSDKRIACEEEFSDSDEEGEGGRKNSSNFKKAKRVKTEDEKEKDPEEKKEVTEEEKSKEEKPEAKGVKEEVKLA
- the Hdac1 gene encoding histone deacetylase 1 isoform X2, with amino-acid sequence MKPHRIRMTHNLLLNYGLYRKMEIYRPHKANAEEMTKYHSDDYIKFLRSIRPDNMSEYSKQMQRFNVGEDCPVFDGLFEFCQLSTGGSVASAVKLNKQQTDIAVNWAGGLHHAKKSEASGFCYVNDIVLAILELLKYHQRVLYIDIDIHHGDGVEEAFYTTDRVMTVSFHKYGEYFPGTGDLRDIGAGKGKYYAVNYPLRDGIDDESYEAIFKPVMSKVMEMFQPSAVVLQCGSDSLSGDRLGCFNLTIKGHAKCVEFVKSFNLPMLMLGGGGYTIRNVARCWTYETAVALDTEIPNELPYNDYFEYFGPDFKLHISPSNMTNQNTNEYLEKIKQRLFENLRMLPHAPGVQMQAIPEDAIPEESGDEDEEDPDKRISICSSDKRIACEEEFSDSDEEGEGGRKNSSNFKKAKRVKTEDEKEKDPEEKKEVTEEEKSKEEKPEAKGVKEEVKLA